From Phyllopteryx taeniolatus isolate TA_2022b chromosome 18, UOR_Ptae_1.2, whole genome shotgun sequence, the proteins below share one genomic window:
- the arhgap18 gene encoding rho GTPase-activating protein 18 isoform X3 — MVRSSLVSGGTQAGNMVPRLAFYLHLSRRTGHYSVQQNHSALPGDSPSVESQCPRPSVCSNPGSSPRHSPKTRLRPRPPCQRCNSQDSLDELQMDDYWKEVENISRSAEKGGSEGGNDEEDQQKPPDEGEQEEAWLTEAGLVRLFDGSLGADQEQEEDSAAFLSTLTRAQVAAVERRVTSLQQTLRRRNRQHLPDVRDIFRLPEKDKEPCEVRGGSENAASDASSAEPETVMNVDVAFSEQALTYRDNQPHLAAQTSPNSPDDKLPNFRLLRDKTGQTRVGHLSPLDMKKVRRLALVEMTALFDTGGIELKAHKPGKSKIKESGLFGVPLVTLLDQDQRRAAGTKVPFVLQRLIGHIEEEGLDTEGLLRIPGAATRVKSLCQELESCFYDGTFPWQQLKQHDAASLLKLFIRELPHSMLTVEYLNAFVAVNKLPTKKQQLQALNLLVLLLPEANRDSLKALVEFFQRVIEHQAKNKMTLNNVSVVMAPNIFMFKGCRSKVTEQQEFSMATGTANIVRLLIRYQNLLWTIPKFILTQVRQQNMESQRKQNKERAMRKLLKKITTDKLPERAAPEESSHGFIRVQAPQFSKVSMALQLTEDLQAADVLTRFLSQDSCVAVKQEDLCLYEIGGNIKERCLDGETFMKDLFQLNPTAEWVIKTAQ; from the exons ATGGTGAGGTCGTCGCTGGTGAGCGGTGGGACGCAAGCGGGCAACATGGTCCCCAGACTGGCTTTCTACCTTCACCTCAG CCGACGGACGGGCCACTACAGCGTCCAGCAGAACCACAGCGCCCTTCCTGGGGACAGTCCCAGCGTGGAGAGCCAGTGTCCCAGGCCCTCCGTGTGCTCCAATCCTGGCTCTAGCCCCAGACACAGTCCCAAGACCAGGCTGCGACCGCGGCCGCCATGTCAGCGCTGCAACTCCCAG GACTCTCTGGATGAGCTGCAGATGGATGACTACTGGAAGGAGGTGGAGAACATCAGTCGCTCGGCAGAGAAGGGGGGAAGTGAGGGCGGAAATGACGAAGAGGATCAGCAGAAACCCCCCGACG agGGGGAGCAGGAGGAAGCGTGGCTCACGGAGGCGGGACTAGTGCGGCTGTTTGATGGTTCGCTTGGAGCTGACCAGGAACAG gaagaggacagtgCCGCGTTCCTGTCCACGCTCACCCGAGCGCAGGTGGCAGCGGTGGAGCGGCGTGTGACCTCGCTACAGCAGACGCTGCGGCGGCGCAACCGGCAGCACCTGCCTGACGTCCGGGATATATTTAGACTGCCTGAAAAG GACAAAGAGCCATGTGAGGTCCGAGGGGGAAGTGAGAACGCAGCAAGTGACGCCAGCTCAGCCG AACCGGAGACGGTCATGAACGTGGACGTGGCGTTCTCGGAGCAAGCGCTCACTTACAGGGACAACCAGCCTCACCTCGCCGCCCAAACGAGTCCTAACTCGCCCGATGATAAGTTACCG AACTTCAGGCTATTGAGAGATAAAACTGGTCAGACCAGAGTTGGACATCTGTCTCCGCTGGATATGAAAAAG GTCCGACGGCTCGCTCTGGTGGAGATGACGGCTCTTTTCGACACGGGTGGCATCGAACTGAAAGCGCACAAGCCTGGCAAATCGAAGATAAAAG AAAGCGGTTTGTTTGGGGTTCCCCTCGTCACTTTACTGGACCAGGACCAGAGGAGGGCAGCCGGGACCAAAGTGCCTTTTGTCCTGCAGAGG CTTATCGGTCATATCGAGGAGGAAGGACTCGACACAGAGGGCCTGCTCAGGATCCCCGGCGCCGCCACAAGAGTCAAG TCTCTGTGCCAGGAGCTGGAGTCCTGCTTCTACGACGGCACGTTCCCGTGGCAACAGCTGAAGCAGCACGACGCGGCCAGCCTCCTGAAGCTGTTCATCAGGGAGCTGCCGCACTCGATGCTGACCGTCGAGTACCTCAACGCCTTCGTCGCCGTCAACA agctgcCCACAAAGAAACAGCAGCTGCAAGCTTTGAACCTGCTGGTTCTCTTGCTGCCTGAAGCCAATCGGGATAGTTTGAAG GCCCTCGTGGAGTTCTTCCAGCGCGTGATCGAGCACCAGGCCAAGAACAAAATGACCCTGAACAACGTCTCGGTCGTCATGGCGCCCAACATCTTCATGTTCAAGGGCTGCCGTTCAAAGGTCACCGAGCAGCAGGAGTTCTCCATGGCGACCGGCACCGCCAACATCGTGCGGCTCCTCATTAGATACCAGAACCTCCTGTGGACC ATCCCCAAGTTCATCCTAACGCAGGTCCGACAGCAAAACATGGAGAGCCAGCGCAAGCAGAACAAAGAGCGAGCCATGCGAAAGCTGCTGAAGAAGATCACCACAGACAAGCTGCCAGAGCGAGCCGCTCCTGAG GAGAGCTCGCACGGATTCATCCGCGTGCAAGCGCCGCAGTTCAGCAAAGTGTCCATGGCCCTCCAGCTCACCGAGGACCTGCAGGCGGCCGACGTGCTGACGCGCTTTCTCAGCCAGGACAG TTGTGTGGCAGTGAAGCAAGAGGACTTGTGTCTCTATGAGATTGGTGGAAACATCA AGGAAAGGTGTCTGGACGGGGAAACCTTCATGAAGGACCTCTTCCAGCTCAACCCAACGGCCGAGTGGGTCATCAAAACGGCGCAGTGA
- the arhgap18 gene encoding rho GTPase-activating protein 18 isoform X1 has translation MPVRDEGKTGKVRAQDASAHTRDGGPRGRHIARNVEEKRRKQQGGNMSRQQESQGVVLTGYHSNAELSPQPAAQAARWDSQHCFNARQHQQQSRRTGHYSVQQNHSALPGDSPSVESQCPRPSVCSNPGSSPRHSPKTRLRPRPPCQRCNSQDSLDELQMDDYWKEVENISRSAEKGGSEGGNDEEDQQKPPDEGEQEEAWLTEAGLVRLFDGSLGADQEQEEDSAAFLSTLTRAQVAAVERRVTSLQQTLRRRNRQHLPDVRDIFRLPEKDKEPCEVRGGSENAASDASSAEPETVMNVDVAFSEQALTYRDNQPHLAAQTSPNSPDDKLPNFRLLRDKTGQTRVGHLSPLDMKKVRRLALVEMTALFDTGGIELKAHKPGKSKIKESGLFGVPLVTLLDQDQRRAAGTKVPFVLQRLIGHIEEEGLDTEGLLRIPGAATRVKSLCQELESCFYDGTFPWQQLKQHDAASLLKLFIRELPHSMLTVEYLNAFVAVNKLPTKKQQLQALNLLVLLLPEANRDSLKALVEFFQRVIEHQAKNKMTLNNVSVVMAPNIFMFKGCRSKVTEQQEFSMATGTANIVRLLIRYQNLLWTIPKFILTQVRQQNMESQRKQNKERAMRKLLKKITTDKLPERAAPEESSHGFIRVQAPQFSKVSMALQLTEDLQAADVLTRFLSQDSCVAVKQEDLCLYEIGGNIKERCLDGETFMKDLFQLNPTAEWVIKTAQ, from the exons ATGCCAGTGCGGGACGAGGGCAAGACGGGCAAGGTTAGGGCGCAAGATGCGTCGGCGCACACTCGCGACGGAGGACCGCGCGGACGTCATATTGCTCGCAACGTAGAAGAGAAGAGACGCAAGCAGCAGGGGGGAAACATGAGTCGGCAGCAGGAGTCCCAGGGAGTGGTCTTGACCGGTTACCACAGCAACGCGGAACTCTCGCCCCAGCCTGCAGCGCAGGCCGCCAGGTGGGACTCGCAGCACTGTTTCAATGCTCGACAACATCAGCAGCAATC CCGACGGACGGGCCACTACAGCGTCCAGCAGAACCACAGCGCCCTTCCTGGGGACAGTCCCAGCGTGGAGAGCCAGTGTCCCAGGCCCTCCGTGTGCTCCAATCCTGGCTCTAGCCCCAGACACAGTCCCAAGACCAGGCTGCGACCGCGGCCGCCATGTCAGCGCTGCAACTCCCAG GACTCTCTGGATGAGCTGCAGATGGATGACTACTGGAAGGAGGTGGAGAACATCAGTCGCTCGGCAGAGAAGGGGGGAAGTGAGGGCGGAAATGACGAAGAGGATCAGCAGAAACCCCCCGACG agGGGGAGCAGGAGGAAGCGTGGCTCACGGAGGCGGGACTAGTGCGGCTGTTTGATGGTTCGCTTGGAGCTGACCAGGAACAG gaagaggacagtgCCGCGTTCCTGTCCACGCTCACCCGAGCGCAGGTGGCAGCGGTGGAGCGGCGTGTGACCTCGCTACAGCAGACGCTGCGGCGGCGCAACCGGCAGCACCTGCCTGACGTCCGGGATATATTTAGACTGCCTGAAAAG GACAAAGAGCCATGTGAGGTCCGAGGGGGAAGTGAGAACGCAGCAAGTGACGCCAGCTCAGCCG AACCGGAGACGGTCATGAACGTGGACGTGGCGTTCTCGGAGCAAGCGCTCACTTACAGGGACAACCAGCCTCACCTCGCCGCCCAAACGAGTCCTAACTCGCCCGATGATAAGTTACCG AACTTCAGGCTATTGAGAGATAAAACTGGTCAGACCAGAGTTGGACATCTGTCTCCGCTGGATATGAAAAAG GTCCGACGGCTCGCTCTGGTGGAGATGACGGCTCTTTTCGACACGGGTGGCATCGAACTGAAAGCGCACAAGCCTGGCAAATCGAAGATAAAAG AAAGCGGTTTGTTTGGGGTTCCCCTCGTCACTTTACTGGACCAGGACCAGAGGAGGGCAGCCGGGACCAAAGTGCCTTTTGTCCTGCAGAGG CTTATCGGTCATATCGAGGAGGAAGGACTCGACACAGAGGGCCTGCTCAGGATCCCCGGCGCCGCCACAAGAGTCAAG TCTCTGTGCCAGGAGCTGGAGTCCTGCTTCTACGACGGCACGTTCCCGTGGCAACAGCTGAAGCAGCACGACGCGGCCAGCCTCCTGAAGCTGTTCATCAGGGAGCTGCCGCACTCGATGCTGACCGTCGAGTACCTCAACGCCTTCGTCGCCGTCAACA agctgcCCACAAAGAAACAGCAGCTGCAAGCTTTGAACCTGCTGGTTCTCTTGCTGCCTGAAGCCAATCGGGATAGTTTGAAG GCCCTCGTGGAGTTCTTCCAGCGCGTGATCGAGCACCAGGCCAAGAACAAAATGACCCTGAACAACGTCTCGGTCGTCATGGCGCCCAACATCTTCATGTTCAAGGGCTGCCGTTCAAAGGTCACCGAGCAGCAGGAGTTCTCCATGGCGACCGGCACCGCCAACATCGTGCGGCTCCTCATTAGATACCAGAACCTCCTGTGGACC ATCCCCAAGTTCATCCTAACGCAGGTCCGACAGCAAAACATGGAGAGCCAGCGCAAGCAGAACAAAGAGCGAGCCATGCGAAAGCTGCTGAAGAAGATCACCACAGACAAGCTGCCAGAGCGAGCCGCTCCTGAG GAGAGCTCGCACGGATTCATCCGCGTGCAAGCGCCGCAGTTCAGCAAAGTGTCCATGGCCCTCCAGCTCACCGAGGACCTGCAGGCGGCCGACGTGCTGACGCGCTTTCTCAGCCAGGACAG TTGTGTGGCAGTGAAGCAAGAGGACTTGTGTCTCTATGAGATTGGTGGAAACATCA AGGAAAGGTGTCTGGACGGGGAAACCTTCATGAAGGACCTCTTCCAGCTCAACCCAACGGCCGAGTGGGTCATCAAAACGGCGCAGTGA
- the arhgap18 gene encoding rho GTPase-activating protein 18 isoform X2 has translation MPVRDEGKTGKVRAQDASAHTRDGGPRGRHIARNVEEKRRKQQGGNMSRQQESQGVVLTGYHSNAELSPQPAAQAASRRTGHYSVQQNHSALPGDSPSVESQCPRPSVCSNPGSSPRHSPKTRLRPRPPCQRCNSQDSLDELQMDDYWKEVENISRSAEKGGSEGGNDEEDQQKPPDEGEQEEAWLTEAGLVRLFDGSLGADQEQEEDSAAFLSTLTRAQVAAVERRVTSLQQTLRRRNRQHLPDVRDIFRLPEKDKEPCEVRGGSENAASDASSAEPETVMNVDVAFSEQALTYRDNQPHLAAQTSPNSPDDKLPNFRLLRDKTGQTRVGHLSPLDMKKVRRLALVEMTALFDTGGIELKAHKPGKSKIKESGLFGVPLVTLLDQDQRRAAGTKVPFVLQRLIGHIEEEGLDTEGLLRIPGAATRVKSLCQELESCFYDGTFPWQQLKQHDAASLLKLFIRELPHSMLTVEYLNAFVAVNKLPTKKQQLQALNLLVLLLPEANRDSLKALVEFFQRVIEHQAKNKMTLNNVSVVMAPNIFMFKGCRSKVTEQQEFSMATGTANIVRLLIRYQNLLWTIPKFILTQVRQQNMESQRKQNKERAMRKLLKKITTDKLPERAAPEESSHGFIRVQAPQFSKVSMALQLTEDLQAADVLTRFLSQDSCVAVKQEDLCLYEIGGNIKERCLDGETFMKDLFQLNPTAEWVIKTAQ, from the exons ATGCCAGTGCGGGACGAGGGCAAGACGGGCAAGGTTAGGGCGCAAGATGCGTCGGCGCACACTCGCGACGGAGGACCGCGCGGACGTCATATTGCTCGCAACGTAGAAGAGAAGAGACGCAAGCAGCAGGGGGGAAACATGAGTCGGCAGCAGGAGTCCCAGGGAGTGGTCTTGACCGGTTACCACAGCAACGCGGAACTCTCGCCCCAGCCTGCAGCGCAGGCCGCCAG CCGACGGACGGGCCACTACAGCGTCCAGCAGAACCACAGCGCCCTTCCTGGGGACAGTCCCAGCGTGGAGAGCCAGTGTCCCAGGCCCTCCGTGTGCTCCAATCCTGGCTCTAGCCCCAGACACAGTCCCAAGACCAGGCTGCGACCGCGGCCGCCATGTCAGCGCTGCAACTCCCAG GACTCTCTGGATGAGCTGCAGATGGATGACTACTGGAAGGAGGTGGAGAACATCAGTCGCTCGGCAGAGAAGGGGGGAAGTGAGGGCGGAAATGACGAAGAGGATCAGCAGAAACCCCCCGACG agGGGGAGCAGGAGGAAGCGTGGCTCACGGAGGCGGGACTAGTGCGGCTGTTTGATGGTTCGCTTGGAGCTGACCAGGAACAG gaagaggacagtgCCGCGTTCCTGTCCACGCTCACCCGAGCGCAGGTGGCAGCGGTGGAGCGGCGTGTGACCTCGCTACAGCAGACGCTGCGGCGGCGCAACCGGCAGCACCTGCCTGACGTCCGGGATATATTTAGACTGCCTGAAAAG GACAAAGAGCCATGTGAGGTCCGAGGGGGAAGTGAGAACGCAGCAAGTGACGCCAGCTCAGCCG AACCGGAGACGGTCATGAACGTGGACGTGGCGTTCTCGGAGCAAGCGCTCACTTACAGGGACAACCAGCCTCACCTCGCCGCCCAAACGAGTCCTAACTCGCCCGATGATAAGTTACCG AACTTCAGGCTATTGAGAGATAAAACTGGTCAGACCAGAGTTGGACATCTGTCTCCGCTGGATATGAAAAAG GTCCGACGGCTCGCTCTGGTGGAGATGACGGCTCTTTTCGACACGGGTGGCATCGAACTGAAAGCGCACAAGCCTGGCAAATCGAAGATAAAAG AAAGCGGTTTGTTTGGGGTTCCCCTCGTCACTTTACTGGACCAGGACCAGAGGAGGGCAGCCGGGACCAAAGTGCCTTTTGTCCTGCAGAGG CTTATCGGTCATATCGAGGAGGAAGGACTCGACACAGAGGGCCTGCTCAGGATCCCCGGCGCCGCCACAAGAGTCAAG TCTCTGTGCCAGGAGCTGGAGTCCTGCTTCTACGACGGCACGTTCCCGTGGCAACAGCTGAAGCAGCACGACGCGGCCAGCCTCCTGAAGCTGTTCATCAGGGAGCTGCCGCACTCGATGCTGACCGTCGAGTACCTCAACGCCTTCGTCGCCGTCAACA agctgcCCACAAAGAAACAGCAGCTGCAAGCTTTGAACCTGCTGGTTCTCTTGCTGCCTGAAGCCAATCGGGATAGTTTGAAG GCCCTCGTGGAGTTCTTCCAGCGCGTGATCGAGCACCAGGCCAAGAACAAAATGACCCTGAACAACGTCTCGGTCGTCATGGCGCCCAACATCTTCATGTTCAAGGGCTGCCGTTCAAAGGTCACCGAGCAGCAGGAGTTCTCCATGGCGACCGGCACCGCCAACATCGTGCGGCTCCTCATTAGATACCAGAACCTCCTGTGGACC ATCCCCAAGTTCATCCTAACGCAGGTCCGACAGCAAAACATGGAGAGCCAGCGCAAGCAGAACAAAGAGCGAGCCATGCGAAAGCTGCTGAAGAAGATCACCACAGACAAGCTGCCAGAGCGAGCCGCTCCTGAG GAGAGCTCGCACGGATTCATCCGCGTGCAAGCGCCGCAGTTCAGCAAAGTGTCCATGGCCCTCCAGCTCACCGAGGACCTGCAGGCGGCCGACGTGCTGACGCGCTTTCTCAGCCAGGACAG TTGTGTGGCAGTGAAGCAAGAGGACTTGTGTCTCTATGAGATTGGTGGAAACATCA AGGAAAGGTGTCTGGACGGGGAAACCTTCATGAAGGACCTCTTCCAGCTCAACCCAACGGCCGAGTGGGTCATCAAAACGGCGCAGTGA
- the arhgap18 gene encoding rho GTPase-activating protein 18 isoform X4, whose product MMTGGGRTLLRVQLRRTGHYSVQQNHSALPGDSPSVESQCPRPSVCSNPGSSPRHSPKTRLRPRPPCQRCNSQDSLDELQMDDYWKEVENISRSAEKGGSEGGNDEEDQQKPPDEGEQEEAWLTEAGLVRLFDGSLGADQEQEEDSAAFLSTLTRAQVAAVERRVTSLQQTLRRRNRQHLPDVRDIFRLPEKDKEPCEVRGGSENAASDASSAEPETVMNVDVAFSEQALTYRDNQPHLAAQTSPNSPDDKLPNFRLLRDKTGQTRVGHLSPLDMKKVRRLALVEMTALFDTGGIELKAHKPGKSKIKESGLFGVPLVTLLDQDQRRAAGTKVPFVLQRLIGHIEEEGLDTEGLLRIPGAATRVKSLCQELESCFYDGTFPWQQLKQHDAASLLKLFIRELPHSMLTVEYLNAFVAVNKLPTKKQQLQALNLLVLLLPEANRDSLKALVEFFQRVIEHQAKNKMTLNNVSVVMAPNIFMFKGCRSKVTEQQEFSMATGTANIVRLLIRYQNLLWTIPKFILTQVRQQNMESQRKQNKERAMRKLLKKITTDKLPERAAPEESSHGFIRVQAPQFSKVSMALQLTEDLQAADVLTRFLSQDSCVAVKQEDLCLYEIGGNIKERCLDGETFMKDLFQLNPTAEWVIKTAQ is encoded by the exons ATGATGACGGGAGGGGGCAGAACGTTGCTTCGGGTCCAACT CCGACGGACGGGCCACTACAGCGTCCAGCAGAACCACAGCGCCCTTCCTGGGGACAGTCCCAGCGTGGAGAGCCAGTGTCCCAGGCCCTCCGTGTGCTCCAATCCTGGCTCTAGCCCCAGACACAGTCCCAAGACCAGGCTGCGACCGCGGCCGCCATGTCAGCGCTGCAACTCCCAG GACTCTCTGGATGAGCTGCAGATGGATGACTACTGGAAGGAGGTGGAGAACATCAGTCGCTCGGCAGAGAAGGGGGGAAGTGAGGGCGGAAATGACGAAGAGGATCAGCAGAAACCCCCCGACG agGGGGAGCAGGAGGAAGCGTGGCTCACGGAGGCGGGACTAGTGCGGCTGTTTGATGGTTCGCTTGGAGCTGACCAGGAACAG gaagaggacagtgCCGCGTTCCTGTCCACGCTCACCCGAGCGCAGGTGGCAGCGGTGGAGCGGCGTGTGACCTCGCTACAGCAGACGCTGCGGCGGCGCAACCGGCAGCACCTGCCTGACGTCCGGGATATATTTAGACTGCCTGAAAAG GACAAAGAGCCATGTGAGGTCCGAGGGGGAAGTGAGAACGCAGCAAGTGACGCCAGCTCAGCCG AACCGGAGACGGTCATGAACGTGGACGTGGCGTTCTCGGAGCAAGCGCTCACTTACAGGGACAACCAGCCTCACCTCGCCGCCCAAACGAGTCCTAACTCGCCCGATGATAAGTTACCG AACTTCAGGCTATTGAGAGATAAAACTGGTCAGACCAGAGTTGGACATCTGTCTCCGCTGGATATGAAAAAG GTCCGACGGCTCGCTCTGGTGGAGATGACGGCTCTTTTCGACACGGGTGGCATCGAACTGAAAGCGCACAAGCCTGGCAAATCGAAGATAAAAG AAAGCGGTTTGTTTGGGGTTCCCCTCGTCACTTTACTGGACCAGGACCAGAGGAGGGCAGCCGGGACCAAAGTGCCTTTTGTCCTGCAGAGG CTTATCGGTCATATCGAGGAGGAAGGACTCGACACAGAGGGCCTGCTCAGGATCCCCGGCGCCGCCACAAGAGTCAAG TCTCTGTGCCAGGAGCTGGAGTCCTGCTTCTACGACGGCACGTTCCCGTGGCAACAGCTGAAGCAGCACGACGCGGCCAGCCTCCTGAAGCTGTTCATCAGGGAGCTGCCGCACTCGATGCTGACCGTCGAGTACCTCAACGCCTTCGTCGCCGTCAACA agctgcCCACAAAGAAACAGCAGCTGCAAGCTTTGAACCTGCTGGTTCTCTTGCTGCCTGAAGCCAATCGGGATAGTTTGAAG GCCCTCGTGGAGTTCTTCCAGCGCGTGATCGAGCACCAGGCCAAGAACAAAATGACCCTGAACAACGTCTCGGTCGTCATGGCGCCCAACATCTTCATGTTCAAGGGCTGCCGTTCAAAGGTCACCGAGCAGCAGGAGTTCTCCATGGCGACCGGCACCGCCAACATCGTGCGGCTCCTCATTAGATACCAGAACCTCCTGTGGACC ATCCCCAAGTTCATCCTAACGCAGGTCCGACAGCAAAACATGGAGAGCCAGCGCAAGCAGAACAAAGAGCGAGCCATGCGAAAGCTGCTGAAGAAGATCACCACAGACAAGCTGCCAGAGCGAGCCGCTCCTGAG GAGAGCTCGCACGGATTCATCCGCGTGCAAGCGCCGCAGTTCAGCAAAGTGTCCATGGCCCTCCAGCTCACCGAGGACCTGCAGGCGGCCGACGTGCTGACGCGCTTTCTCAGCCAGGACAG TTGTGTGGCAGTGAAGCAAGAGGACTTGTGTCTCTATGAGATTGGTGGAAACATCA AGGAAAGGTGTCTGGACGGGGAAACCTTCATGAAGGACCTCTTCCAGCTCAACCCAACGGCCGAGTGGGTCATCAAAACGGCGCAGTGA